Proteins co-encoded in one Bremerella sp. TYQ1 genomic window:
- a CDS encoding dihydrodipicolinate synthase family protein, whose product MAPQSTRLSGIFTPNIVPLDAHGDIHEAELRRYVDWLIEKGVHGLYPNGSTGEFLRFTVEERRRIIEIIADQTRGRVPILAGAAEANVKETLKACEAYHEMGCRAVAIVSPFYYKLSPSAVYAYFKEIGDNTPIDVTLYNIPMFASPIDVPTVRRLAEECPRIVAIKDSSGDLPHMMRMISAVRPVRPDFSFMTGWDAALMPMLLIGCDGGTNATSGVVPEITRRLFDLTLLGRIEEARDLQYRLLTLFDAMIQNCEFPEGFRAALALRGFKPGSGRQPQSASQKLEVDILRSELQCLLSAEGFVDEPVGGCPAGQATANPDDVARIVAGVVEELRRIGLAT is encoded by the coding sequence ATGGCACCTCAATCGACACGACTTTCTGGTATTTTCACGCCCAACATTGTTCCCCTCGACGCTCACGGCGACATTCACGAGGCGGAATTGCGGCGATATGTCGATTGGCTGATCGAAAAAGGAGTGCACGGGCTCTACCCTAACGGTTCAACCGGAGAGTTCCTTCGCTTCACCGTTGAAGAGCGCCGCCGCATCATCGAGATCATTGCCGATCAAACGCGCGGCCGCGTGCCGATTCTCGCAGGTGCCGCCGAAGCGAACGTTAAAGAAACGCTCAAAGCGTGCGAAGCCTACCACGAAATGGGTTGCCGCGCGGTCGCGATCGTCTCGCCGTTTTACTACAAGCTAAGCCCCTCGGCGGTGTACGCTTACTTCAAAGAAATCGGCGACAACACACCGATCGACGTCACGCTGTACAACATCCCGATGTTCGCTTCGCCGATCGACGTACCCACCGTCCGCCGTCTGGCCGAAGAGTGCCCACGCATCGTAGCCATCAAAGATTCCTCCGGCGATCTACCGCACATGATGCGGATGATCTCGGCCGTGCGACCCGTTCGCCCTGACTTCAGCTTCATGACCGGCTGGGACGCCGCGCTGATGCCGATGCTGTTGATCGGCTGCGATGGCGGCACGAACGCCACCAGCGGCGTCGTCCCCGAAATTACGCGGCGTCTGTTCGACTTGACGCTGCTCGGCCGCATCGAAGAAGCTCGCGATCTGCAGTACCGCCTGCTGACATTGTTCGACGCCATGATCCAAAACTGCGAGTTCCCCGAAGGCTTCCGCGCGGCGCTCGCCCTGCGTGGCTTCAAACCTGGCAGCGGCCGCCAACCGCAGTCGGCCAGCCAGAAATTGGAAGTCGATATCCTGCGTAGCGAACTGCAATGCCTGCTGTCGGCCGAAGGCTTTGTCGACGAACCTGTCGGTGGCTGCCCAGCCGGTCAAGCAACCGCCAACCCTGACGACGTGGCCCGCATCGTCGCCGGAGTCGTCGAAGAACTCCGCCGCATCGGCCTAGCTACGTAG
- a CDS encoding DEAD/DEAH box helicase produces the protein MSVLVFDQAKPLTDTLETNSFDLNIKTEVIPLGWTPALARAPQITITSENFKSERPKAVSLTCSGPKVPVKSFVFPEAPAWLQALEKKAPPKKESSDEPAAEGAEPRKPKPKRVTHIRPPGDVIKLEDRLYYLLQPSLESLVTSGALEFPFEPFPYQFEGIAFLYPRHAAVMADEMGLGKTMQSISTMRMLLRAGEIRSVLLVCPKPLVSNWKREFSLWAPEIPISVIEGDSAKRSWLWRDNQTPVKIANYELLMRDHELVSEESGLHFDLVVLDEAQRIKNTNSTTAEIATKIPRTRSWALTGTPIENSTDDLVGVFEFLAPGLLTKGMPIKAMSSTASEYIIRRTKDLVMTDMPPRLYRDAELHLSPAQQEAYEIAEKEGVVRLEDMGQELTVQHVFELVLRLKQICNFDPLTGESAKMDQLKADLEEVAASGKKAILFSQWTRTIQEIRKHVEPFGPLEYHGKVPHKQREGVIDQFKNDPSKHVILMSYGAGSVGLNLQFCEYVFLFDRWWNPAIEDQAINRAHRIGAAGAVTISRYLAVGTIEDRINKVLEEKRELFNTLFSDTGEPAKVGFSKEEIFGLFDLRSPKGPIRLAA, from the coding sequence TTGTCTGTCCTTGTTTTCGATCAGGCCAAGCCATTGACTGATACCCTGGAAACCAATTCGTTCGATCTCAATATCAAAACCGAGGTCATTCCCTTGGGCTGGACTCCGGCACTCGCTCGAGCTCCGCAAATTACGATCACGTCCGAGAACTTCAAATCGGAACGTCCCAAGGCGGTCTCGCTGACATGCAGTGGACCGAAAGTCCCTGTCAAAAGTTTTGTCTTCCCGGAAGCACCAGCGTGGCTGCAAGCCCTCGAAAAGAAGGCCCCGCCGAAGAAAGAATCTTCCGACGAGCCTGCCGCTGAAGGGGCCGAACCTCGCAAGCCGAAACCGAAACGCGTCACGCACATTCGTCCCCCAGGCGATGTGATCAAACTGGAAGACCGTCTCTATTATCTGCTGCAGCCGTCGCTCGAATCGCTGGTCACCAGCGGAGCACTCGAATTCCCGTTCGAGCCGTTTCCGTACCAGTTTGAAGGCATCGCGTTTTTGTATCCGCGTCATGCGGCCGTGATGGCGGATGAAATGGGGCTCGGCAAAACCATGCAGTCGATCAGCACCATGCGGATGCTGCTGCGAGCCGGCGAAATACGCAGCGTGTTATTGGTCTGCCCGAAGCCGTTGGTCTCGAACTGGAAGCGGGAGTTCTCTCTGTGGGCTCCTGAAATTCCGATCAGTGTCATCGAAGGCGATTCGGCCAAACGAAGCTGGCTCTGGCGAGACAATCAAACACCGGTGAAGATCGCCAACTACGAACTGCTGATGCGCGATCACGAACTTGTCAGCGAAGAGAGCGGGCTCCACTTCGATTTGGTCGTGCTCGACGAAGCACAGCGTATTAAAAACACGAACAGTACCACCGCCGAGATCGCCACGAAGATTCCTCGCACGCGAAGCTGGGCACTCACGGGAACGCCGATCGAAAACAGTACCGACGACCTGGTCGGCGTGTTCGAGTTTCTCGCTCCTGGTTTGTTGACCAAGGGGATGCCGATCAAAGCGATGAGCTCGACGGCCAGCGAGTACATCATTCGCCGCACCAAAGACCTGGTGATGACCGATATGCCGCCGCGGCTTTATCGCGATGCCGAGCTGCATCTTTCACCGGCACAGCAGGAAGCGTACGAAATCGCCGAGAAAGAAGGGGTCGTCCGGCTCGAAGACATGGGCCAGGAACTGACGGTGCAGCATGTGTTCGAGCTCGTTTTGCGGCTCAAGCAAATTTGCAACTTTGATCCGCTGACCGGCGAAAGTGCCAAGATGGATCAACTGAAAGCCGACCTCGAAGAAGTCGCTGCCAGCGGCAAAAAGGCGATCCTCTTCAGCCAATGGACGCGAACCATTCAAGAGATTCGCAAGCATGTTGAACCGTTCGGGCCGCTGGAATACCACGGCAAAGTACCGCACAAGCAGCGGGAAGGAGTGATCGATCAGTTCAAGAACGACCCTTCCAAGCATGTCATTCTGATGAGCTACGGGGCTGGTAGCGTCGGGCTCAATTTGCAGTTCTGCGAGTATGTCTTTTTGTTCGATCGCTGGTGGAATCCGGCCATCGAAGACCAGGCCATCAATCGGGCCCATCGCATCGGAGCTGCCGGGGCGGTGACCATCAGCCGATACCTGGCCGTGGGGACAATCGAAGACCGCATCAACAAAGTGCTCGAAGAAAAGCGTGAGCTGTTCAACACGCTCTTCAGCGACACCGGCGAGCCTGCCAAAGTTGGTTTCTCGAAAGAAGAGATCTTCGGCTTGTTCGATCTCCGCAGCCCGAAAGGCCCCATCCGCTTGGCTGCTTAA
- a CDS encoding aldehyde dehydrogenase family protein, whose protein sequence is MLNIPAIRWGKPYDSLEKEDVVHFSTGEPIAQLSQVGGGILKRDMKKAQSARDALLQFSPAEILEKLSAAGKLYLEADLPIGDGSQTPEAFVHAQSASTGLPEHMCRANMQKNAFVLQNMSQILDSLTRGLDLDILARGYGKEPGRDVTLSYQVQSPVLGAVLPSNSPGVHTLWLPAVALQLGLVLKPGGKEPWTPYRIFSAMVEAGLPAEAFSLYPGAGSDVGSSLLSSVDRAMVFGGQQTIDQYAGNPKVQPHGPGFSKILLGDDVVDDWPQYLDLMVQSVFANSGRSCINASGIWASRHTKEIAQAIAEKIGPTEIKDPTDDEAALAAFTMPGMAPAVWGMIESDLAEDGVTDYTASYGDRLVQMERCDYLKPMVIHAENPEKQVASKEYMFPFVSVVECPQEEMIKKMGYSLICSAITEDEKFARDLVNATHIDRLNIGPIPTHKVDWLQPHEGNIIEFLFRSRAYQSAPVQVAAS, encoded by the coding sequence ATGCTGAACATTCCTGCAATCCGCTGGGGCAAGCCCTACGACTCGCTCGAAAAAGAAGACGTCGTCCACTTTAGCACCGGCGAACCGATCGCCCAGCTAAGTCAAGTCGGCGGCGGCATCTTGAAGCGAGACATGAAGAAAGCTCAGTCCGCTCGAGACGCTTTGCTGCAGTTCAGCCCGGCCGAGATTCTCGAAAAGTTGTCCGCTGCCGGAAAGCTTTATCTGGAAGCAGACCTTCCCATTGGGGATGGCTCGCAAACGCCTGAAGCGTTCGTGCATGCTCAAAGCGCCTCGACTGGTTTGCCGGAACATATGTGCCGCGCGAACATGCAGAAGAACGCTTTCGTGCTGCAAAACATGTCCCAAATTCTCGACTCGCTTACGCGCGGGCTCGATTTAGACATCCTCGCTCGTGGCTACGGCAAAGAACCTGGCCGCGACGTGACGCTCAGCTATCAAGTTCAAAGTCCGGTACTCGGCGCCGTGTTGCCTTCCAATTCGCCCGGGGTGCATACCCTCTGGCTTCCGGCCGTCGCGCTTCAACTTGGTCTGGTTCTCAAGCCAGGCGGAAAGGAGCCATGGACGCCGTACCGGATTTTCTCTGCCATGGTCGAAGCAGGTCTGCCTGCCGAGGCGTTCAGTCTTTATCCCGGAGCGGGAAGTGACGTCGGTTCGTCGCTACTTTCTTCGGTCGATCGAGCGATGGTGTTCGGTGGTCAGCAAACAATTGATCAGTACGCTGGCAATCCGAAAGTCCAACCGCACGGCCCTGGTTTCAGCAAGATCTTGCTGGGTGACGATGTCGTTGACGATTGGCCGCAATACCTGGACCTGATGGTTCAAAGCGTGTTCGCCAATAGCGGACGTAGCTGCATCAACGCATCGGGCATCTGGGCTTCGCGGCATACAAAAGAAATCGCCCAAGCCATCGCCGAAAAGATCGGTCCTACGGAAATCAAAGATCCAACCGACGACGAAGCCGCGTTGGCCGCATTCACCATGCCCGGCATGGCACCGGCCGTCTGGGGCATGATCGAATCAGACTTAGCCGAAGATGGCGTGACCGATTACACCGCTTCCTATGGTGATCGCCTTGTTCAGATGGAACGCTGCGATTACCTCAAGCCGATGGTCATTCATGCCGAGAATCCAGAGAAGCAAGTTGCCAGTAAAGAGTACATGTTCCCGTTCGTCTCGGTGGTGGAATGTCCACAGGAAGAGATGATCAAGAAGATGGGTTACTCGCTGATTTGCTCGGCGATTACGGAAGACGAGAAGTTCGCGCGTGACCTCGTCAATGCGACGCATATCGATCGCCTGAACATCGGCCCGATTCCAACACACAAAGTGGATTGGCTTCAGCCGCATGAAGGGAACATCATCGAGTTCCTCTTCCGTAGCCGAGCCTACCAATCCGCCCCTGTCCAAGTCGCGGCTTCGTAG
- a CDS encoding iron-containing alcohol dehydrogenase, whose product MIPFDFQPRTRIVFGPDSLQRLGELAQELGAKRALVVSDPGVIHAGHTQRGIDCLQSAGIETFLFDGVQENPSTENVARGVTFAQDCQPELIVGLGGGSAMDCAKGINFLLTNGGEMKDYWGVGKATKTMLPMIAIPTTAGTGSEAQSFALITDAETHVKMACGDKKAACAIALLDPKLTVTQPQKVTALTGIDAISHALETFVTKKRNEVSLAFSREAWRLLAGNFTRVLSNPEDVEARGAMQLGACFAGMAIENSMLGAAHALANPLTAHYGIVHGQAVGVMLPSVIRYNGEAFNELYQDLLSIPVDLPNYPTPEQGAVGLADLVQSWVDAAGLATNLNQLSINGEKLETLSSDAAKQWTGNFNPREVDAGEFAKLYQSAMS is encoded by the coding sequence ATGATTCCATTCGACTTCCAGCCGCGCACACGGATTGTGTTTGGCCCGGATAGCCTTCAGCGGCTCGGCGAACTGGCCCAAGAGCTTGGCGCGAAACGAGCGCTCGTCGTCAGCGATCCTGGCGTGATCCATGCCGGCCACACACAGCGTGGAATCGATTGCCTGCAGTCGGCAGGAATCGAAACGTTCCTTTTCGACGGCGTTCAGGAAAACCCTTCCACTGAAAACGTCGCCCGCGGTGTCACGTTCGCCCAAGACTGTCAGCCAGAACTGATCGTTGGGCTCGGTGGTGGCAGCGCGATGGACTGTGCCAAGGGAATCAACTTTCTGCTGACTAATGGCGGAGAGATGAAAGACTACTGGGGAGTCGGCAAAGCAACGAAGACAATGCTGCCGATGATCGCCATTCCTACGACGGCCGGTACAGGCAGCGAAGCACAATCTTTCGCCCTGATCACCGATGCCGAAACACACGTCAAAATGGCTTGCGGCGACAAAAAGGCCGCCTGTGCGATTGCCTTACTCGATCCCAAGCTGACCGTCACTCAGCCGCAAAAGGTGACCGCACTGACAGGCATCGACGCGATCAGCCACGCCCTGGAAACCTTCGTTACAAAGAAACGGAACGAAGTCAGCCTGGCGTTCAGCCGAGAAGCGTGGCGATTATTGGCCGGCAACTTTACCCGGGTACTTTCCAATCCGGAAGACGTCGAGGCCCGCGGAGCAATGCAACTGGGGGCCTGCTTTGCAGGAATGGCGATTGAAAACTCGATGCTGGGCGCGGCTCATGCATTGGCGAATCCCTTGACGGCCCACTACGGTATCGTCCATGGTCAAGCAGTCGGCGTGATGCTCCCTTCGGTGATTCGGTACAACGGCGAAGCATTCAACGAACTGTACCAAGACTTGCTTTCAATCCCGGTCGATCTTCCGAATTACCCAACGCCCGAACAAGGCGCGGTTGGCCTGGCCGATTTGGTTCAATCGTGGGTCGATGCGGCAGGCCTTGCGACCAATTTAAATCAACTGTCGATCAACGGCGAAAAGCTGGAGACCCTTTCCAGCGACGCCGCCAAGCAATGGACCGGCAACTTTAACCCCCGTGAAGTCGACGCCGGAGAGTTTGCCAAGCTATATCAATCGGCCATGAGTTAA
- a CDS encoding PQQ-binding-like beta-propeller repeat protein: MNKRWMPMLAAICLAMLTLASVRADWPLYRGNALAQGVSDEKLPDDLDLKWKLEIDNGAFEATPIVVDGTVYIGDLDGRVYALKLEDGSKVWTYEGNVDQLSGFMGSPAYRDGRIYVGDIDGVLHCLNAKDGKLIWKFEAGLEINGSVNFYQDKILIGSQDANLYCLNIEDGKLAWKVQIDDQIRCMPTVVSNRGFVAGCDSKLHVIDLDKGEAIGTVPIDGPTGSAPAVRDDVAYFGTESGSFFAIDWKDLKVVWQFQDERNRQQIRASAAVLPDRVLFGSFSKNLVSLDRETGEEQWTFKARGKINSSPVVAGNRVYFGSADSRVRAVDVETGKEVWQYEAKSGFPAGPAVSNGCLLIASERGTLYCFAKKK; encoded by the coding sequence ATGAACAAACGATGGATGCCAATGCTCGCCGCGATTTGCCTCGCGATGCTGACGCTCGCGTCCGTACGCGCGGATTGGCCGTTGTATCGAGGGAATGCCCTCGCCCAAGGAGTTTCGGACGAGAAGCTCCCGGACGATCTCGACTTGAAGTGGAAGCTAGAGATCGACAACGGGGCATTTGAAGCGACGCCGATCGTGGTCGACGGAACGGTTTACATTGGCGATCTGGACGGCCGCGTTTACGCGTTGAAGCTGGAAGACGGCTCGAAGGTTTGGACCTACGAAGGAAACGTCGACCAACTTTCCGGATTCATGGGTTCGCCTGCCTATCGCGACGGTCGAATCTATGTCGGCGATATCGACGGTGTACTTCACTGTCTGAACGCGAAGGATGGCAAACTGATCTGGAAGTTCGAAGCCGGGCTGGAAATCAACGGCAGCGTGAACTTTTATCAAGACAAAATCTTGATCGGTTCCCAGGACGCGAATTTGTATTGCTTGAATATCGAAGATGGCAAGCTTGCCTGGAAAGTTCAGATCGACGATCAAATCCGTTGTATGCCGACGGTTGTTTCCAATCGAGGTTTCGTCGCCGGCTGCGATAGCAAATTGCACGTAATCGATCTCGACAAAGGGGAAGCCATTGGTACCGTTCCGATCGACGGCCCGACAGGTTCCGCCCCCGCGGTTCGTGATGATGTTGCTTACTTCGGCACCGAGTCGGGATCGTTTTTCGCAATCGACTGGAAAGACTTGAAAGTTGTCTGGCAATTTCAAGACGAACGTAATCGCCAGCAGATCCGTGCCAGCGCAGCCGTACTGCCGGATCGCGTCTTGTTCGGCTCGTTCAGCAAAAACCTGGTTTCGCTCGATCGTGAGACCGGAGAAGAGCAATGGACGTTCAAGGCTCGCGGCAAGATTAACAGTTCGCCGGTCGTTGCCGGCAATCGCGTTTACTTTGGTTCGGCCGACAGTCGAGTCCGTGCCGTCGATGTCGAAACCGGCAAGGAAGTCTGGCAATACGAAGCCAAGAGTGGCTTCCCCGCAGGTCCTGCTGTTTCCAATGGCTGCCTCCTGATTGCCAGCGAGCGAGGCACGTTGTACTGCTTCGCCAAAAAGAAATAA
- a CDS encoding coproporphyrinogen-III oxidase family protein, with product MATDSTKTEVGSYFISNYPPFSQWSEDYADDLNQAMHSPPREDVPLGLYLHVPFCRKRCKFCYFRVYTDKNAQEVETYVSALVKEIELVSQTEAMGGRPFRFVYFGGGTPSFLSPKQLKRLEDRLRSSISWDQAEEVTFECEPGTLRETKVKALRDMGVTRLSLGVENFHDNILEENGRAHLSKEVYTAWEWIEEANFPNVNIDLIAGMVGETWDTWKENIKKVLEFSPESVTIYQMELPFNTVYSQDILGNKIETPVADWPMKRAWVSYAFDELAKAGYSVSSAYTMVKDPSKVNFSYRDNLFGGSDLLATGVASFGHISGIHYQNKTEWGDYTSSLLEKEELPLKRAYRPTPEQLLIRETILLLKRGYLDAGYFRDKFNVEILNKWADIWKQYQEEGLVTVDGDRIELTRDGLLRADGLLPPFFEPQFQGVRYT from the coding sequence ATGGCCACCGATTCCACCAAAACCGAAGTCGGTAGTTACTTCATCTCGAACTATCCTCCTTTCTCGCAATGGAGCGAGGATTACGCCGACGATTTGAACCAGGCAATGCACTCGCCGCCGCGCGAAGATGTTCCGCTCGGTTTGTACCTGCATGTGCCATTCTGCCGCAAACGCTGCAAGTTTTGTTACTTCCGCGTTTACACCGACAAGAATGCCCAGGAAGTCGAAACGTACGTCTCGGCGCTTGTTAAAGAAATCGAGCTGGTCAGCCAAACCGAAGCGATGGGTGGGCGACCATTCCGTTTCGTTTACTTCGGCGGCGGCACGCCTTCGTTCCTTAGCCCGAAACAGCTGAAACGGTTGGAAGATCGTCTTCGATCGAGTATCAGCTGGGATCAAGCGGAAGAGGTCACCTTCGAGTGCGAGCCTGGCACACTTCGCGAAACGAAAGTGAAAGCGCTGCGAGACATGGGCGTCACCCGGCTCAGCCTGGGCGTCGAGAACTTCCACGACAATATCCTGGAAGAAAACGGTCGGGCTCACCTTTCCAAAGAAGTCTATACCGCGTGGGAATGGATCGAAGAAGCCAACTTCCCAAACGTCAATATCGACCTGATCGCAGGGATGGTGGGCGAAACGTGGGATACCTGGAAAGAGAACATCAAAAAGGTGCTCGAGTTCTCGCCTGAGAGTGTGACCATCTACCAGATGGAACTGCCATTCAACACGGTTTACTCGCAAGACATCCTGGGCAACAAAATTGAAACGCCGGTCGCCGACTGGCCCATGAAGCGTGCTTGGGTGAGCTATGCGTTCGACGAACTTGCCAAAGCGGGCTATAGCGTCAGCAGCGCTTACACAATGGTGAAAGACCCCAGCAAAGTTAACTTCAGCTATCGCGACAATCTGTTCGGTGGTAGCGACCTGTTGGCGACTGGGGTTGCCAGCTTCGGACATATCAGCGGCATCCATTACCAGAATAAGACCGAATGGGGTGACTACACCAGTTCGCTGCTGGAAAAGGAAGAACTTCCGCTGAAGCGTGCTTATCGCCCAACGCCGGAACAGTTGCTCATCCGGGAAACGATTTTGCTGCTCAAGCGAGGTTACCTCGACGCTGGGTACTTCCGAGACAAGTTCAACGTCGAGATCCTTAACAAGTGGGCAGATATCTGGAAGCAGTACCAGGAAGAAGGCTTGGTCACCGTCGACGGCGATCGAATCGAGCTGACACGCGATGGTTTGCTACGTGCCGATGGTCTTCTGCCGCCATTCTTTGAACCGCAATTCCAGGGAGTGCGGTACACCTAA
- a CDS encoding glycine cleavage system protein H: MSDELVFMMGKFEAKFPTDRMYAKNHCWATQSGNAYRFGFSAYAVRLLQDVYFLEWQVDEGAKISEGQEIGFIESSKAESELYPPIPGVLARLNPELMSDPSQINVDMYGEGWLYEIEGSGETLLDPQQYIEHLTSVWEITQRTIKGQLNE; encoded by the coding sequence ATGAGCGACGAGTTGGTCTTCATGATGGGGAAATTCGAGGCCAAATTCCCCACTGACCGGATGTATGCCAAAAATCACTGCTGGGCGACCCAAAGCGGCAATGCGTACCGTTTTGGGTTTTCTGCCTATGCGGTTCGGCTGCTGCAGGATGTCTACTTCCTCGAGTGGCAGGTTGACGAAGGGGCTAAAATTTCCGAAGGTCAAGAGATCGGCTTTATCGAAAGTAGCAAAGCAGAAAGCGAACTCTATCCGCCGATCCCCGGTGTTCTTGCGCGGTTGAACCCCGAGTTGATGAGCGATCCTTCACAGATTAACGTCGATATGTATGGCGAAGGATGGCTTTACGAAATCGAAGGAAGTGGTGAAACGCTCCTCGACCCGCAACAATATATCGAACACCTAACGTCGGTCTGGGAAATCACCCAGCGGACAATCAAGGGACAACTGAACGAGTAA
- a CDS encoding ATP-binding protein, with amino-acid sequence MPKRLTVVVSQGQSNNPAKRKLEEDIVASLLFEPGIEVTIVPHLYDLKPDGPGILGLQAITTDFVVISWLYERATRWTLDRNNVRGKEGTTLLVHESDEDEDDLLDDEPEEEKLRVVDNRPLPNRMIYCIDLRVSNKVEDYVEEVKRIQQELSTQVVELGGLNGSPSPTPQQLERIANPTNDTALKDGGELEKPDIIEPFRIEEDAKRRWYPVIDYSRCTNCMECIDFCLFGVYGVDGVETILVEMPDNCRKGCPACSRVCPENAIIFPQHKTPTIAGSDEVAGGGLKIDLSQLFGKPKEDEKSLDTAVRERDEQLLIAGREAVGETVGVPKRQAEKDDRENDALDDLIDAVDELDI; translated from the coding sequence ATGCCCAAACGTTTGACGGTCGTCGTCAGCCAAGGCCAAAGCAACAATCCGGCCAAGCGAAAGCTGGAAGAGGATATCGTTGCGTCGCTGCTGTTTGAGCCAGGCATCGAGGTCACCATCGTCCCTCACTTGTACGATCTCAAACCAGACGGCCCCGGCATCCTCGGCCTCCAGGCAATCACCACCGACTTCGTCGTCATTTCCTGGCTATACGAACGAGCCACTCGCTGGACGCTCGACCGCAATAACGTTCGCGGCAAAGAAGGGACCACGCTTCTCGTTCACGAATCGGATGAAGACGAAGACGATTTGCTGGACGACGAACCGGAAGAAGAAAAGCTTCGCGTTGTCGACAATCGCCCTTTGCCGAACCGAATGATCTATTGCATCGATCTTCGCGTCTCCAACAAAGTGGAAGACTACGTCGAGGAAGTTAAACGAATCCAGCAGGAACTCTCGACGCAAGTGGTCGAACTGGGCGGGCTCAATGGCTCCCCTTCTCCAACGCCGCAGCAGCTGGAACGCATTGCCAATCCAACGAACGACACGGCGTTGAAAGATGGCGGCGAACTCGAAAAGCCCGACATCATCGAACCGTTCCGCATTGAAGAAGATGCCAAACGCCGCTGGTATCCCGTTATCGACTACAGCCGCTGTACGAACTGCATGGAGTGCATCGACTTCTGCTTGTTCGGCGTCTACGGCGTGGATGGAGTCGAGACCATTCTGGTCGAAATGCCAGACAATTGCCGCAAAGGGTGTCCTGCTTGTAGTCGCGTTTGTCCAGAAAACGCTATCATCTTCCCACAGCATAAAACGCCCACGATTGCCGGTAGCGATGAGGTAGCCGGAGGCGGTTTGAAGATCGACCTTTCGCAGCTGTTTGGTAAGCCGAAGGAAGATGAAAAATCGCTCGACACGGCTGTCCGAGAACGAGACGAACAACTACTTATTGCCGGGCGTGAAGCTGTCGGCGAAACCGTTGGTGTGCCTAAGCGTCAAGCCGAGAAGGATGACCGCGAGAATGACGCCCTCGACGATTTGATCGATGCCGTCGACGAACTCGACATCTAA
- a CDS encoding tyrosine-protein phosphatase yields MMRLLACLLSLCLATTLQAQDPSKLPHGEHLPGVDNVLKVTPNVVSGSQPHGEAGFKTLKDLGIDVIVSVDGATPDIENARKYGMRYVHVPIGYDGISDEAQAALKRVMKDFRQDKIFFHCHHGKHRGPAAAAVACYESGDLSEDQALDFMRSAGTSSSYGGLWKEITDFKPVPFTTQLPMLVEVAEVESVAAAMAKIDRIYDQLVLCDQAGWKAPPEHADLDPAQQALLIQEGLHETGRLLKEDQYDAKFREMLAENERLSKQLKQQIEAGRNGEATKTLKAVKASCSACHNDYRN; encoded by the coding sequence ATGATGCGACTTCTGGCCTGCTTGCTGTCTCTATGCCTGGCGACAACGCTTCAAGCCCAAGATCCTTCCAAGCTCCCCCACGGAGAGCATTTGCCAGGGGTGGACAATGTGCTGAAGGTCACCCCCAACGTCGTCAGCGGAAGTCAGCCCCACGGCGAAGCGGGCTTTAAAACGTTGAAGGACCTCGGCATCGATGTGATTGTCTCGGTCGACGGGGCGACTCCTGATATCGAGAATGCTCGCAAGTATGGCATGCGTTACGTGCATGTTCCGATTGGCTACGACGGCATTTCGGACGAAGCTCAGGCGGCCTTAAAGCGGGTCATGAAAGACTTTCGGCAAGACAAGATTTTCTTCCACTGCCATCACGGTAAGCACCGCGGCCCCGCGGCTGCCGCGGTTGCCTGTTACGAATCAGGCGATTTGTCAGAAGACCAAGCCCTCGATTTCATGCGAAGCGCAGGCACCAGTTCCAGCTATGGCGGATTGTGGAAAGAGATCACCGATTTCAAACCGGTTCCTTTTACGACGCAGTTGCCGATGCTGGTTGAAGTGGCGGAGGTAGAATCGGTCGCGGCCGCAATGGCGAAGATCGATCGTATCTATGACCAATTGGTCTTGTGCGATCAAGCTGGCTGGAAGGCACCTCCGGAGCATGCCGATCTCGATCCGGCCCAACAGGCGTTGCTTATACAGGAAGGCTTGCACGAAACGGGTCGCCTGTTGAAGGAAGATCAGTACGACGCCAAGTTTCGCGAGATGCTTGCGGAGAACGAACGCTTGAGCAAGCAGCTCAAACAGCAGATCGAAGCAGGCCGGAACGGGGAGGCTACGAAGACGCTGAAAGCGGTGAAAGCCTCTTGCTCGGCATGTCACAACGACTACCGCAATTAG